From the genome of Tenrec ecaudatus isolate mTenEca1 chromosome 1, mTenEca1.hap1, whole genome shotgun sequence:
GAATGTAACGAGGGTCTCAGCATTTCTCCTCCTGGGTCTCTCTGAGGATCCGGAActgcagcccctcctctttgGGCTGTTTCTCACCATGTACCTGGTCACCGTATTTGGGAATCTACTCATTATGCTGGCAGTTGCCTCTGACCCCCGCCtccacacccccatgtacttcttcctctccaacctgTCCTTGGCTGACATTGGCTTTACCTCCACCACAGTCCCCAAGATGCTTGTGAACATCCAGACAAAGAGCAAATCCATCACCTATGCTGGCTGCCTGACCCAGGTGTCGTTTTATGCCTTTTTCGGATGTATGGACAGTCTTCTCTTGACTTCGATGGCTTATGATAGGTTTGTGGCCATCTGTCACCCCCTGCACTACACAGTCATCATAACCCCCCGCCTCTGTGGCTTACTGATTTTGGTGTCTATTTTTGTCAGCTTTTTGGACTTCCTGCTACATATTTTAATGGTGTCACAGCTTACCTTCTGCATGAATTTGGAAATTTATCAATTCTTCTGTGATCCTCCCCAACTCATCAATATTGCCTGCTCGGACACTTCCACCAGTACCGTGTTACTCTATTTTATTGGTGCCTTCTTTGGTGGTGTCCCGGTCTCAGGGATCATTTTCTCATATATACGAATTATTTCCTCCATTCTGAGAGTCCCATCATCAGGTGGGAagtataaagccttttccacctgtggCTCTCACCTGTCCGTCGTTTGCTTATTTTATGGAACAGTGACTGGAGTTTATCTCAGTTCAGCTGTTTTATCTCCTTCAAAGAAGGGTGCTTTGGCCACTGTGATGTACACTGTGGTCACCCCCATGCTGAACCCTTTCATCTACAGCCTGAGGAACAGGGACATTAAGAACGGTCTGCAGAAGCTCCTCGGCAGAACAACTTAAGTTCAACACTCATGTCATCTCTTTGTGTCTGTGGGTTGGCAAAGAAGGCCAACCCAAGCATCTGCAATCAGAAATCTTTCCTCTTGGGTTACATAATTTTGTAGCTTTCATAGCGTGTTATCTGGTGTTTtaatttcctct
Proteins encoded in this window:
- the LOC142431386 gene encoding olfactory receptor 7E178-like, yielding MESQNVTRVSAFLLLGLSEDPELQPLLFGLFLTMYLVTVFGNLLIMLAVASDPRLHTPMYFFLSNLSLADIGFTSTTVPKMLVNIQTKSKSITYAGCLTQVSFYAFFGCMDSLLLTSMAYDRFVAICHPLHYTVIITPRLCGLLILVSIFVSFLDFLLHILMVSQLTFCMNLEIYQFFCDPPQLINIACSDTSTSTVLLYFIGAFFGGVPVSGIIFSYIRIISSILRVPSSGGKYKAFSTCGSHLSVVCLFYGTVTGVYLSSAVLSPSKKGALATVMYTVVTPMLNPFIYSLRNRDIKNGLQKLLGRTT